A stretch of Aspergillus nidulans FGSC A4 chromosome VI DNA encodes these proteins:
- a CDS encoding ubiquitin-specific protease OTU1 (transcript_id=CADANIAT00009585) yields MRIRIRGPSGQFAITLAEDATVGDLRNTIIEKTGLTAYDAKYGYPPKPISLEHAETDQKLVELGIQLDREQLIISAKDGPPGPSGKKEDTSSYAGQSSPKLSLSRKQNPVAEDTPKVPSPEHGGLFVLRVMPDDNSCLFRAISTALLPGEDTMVELRSAVAETIQNNPDEYSSAVLEQPPDDYCRWIKNETSWGGAIEISILSKHFDVEICSIDLGNLRVDRFNEGQSRRCFLVYSGIHYDTITLSPGENVPPEFDTTVFNASDSLALEKALAVCKLLQERNYYTDVAAFRLHCNDCGAILVGQQGAKGHTTQTGHRDFSQVS; encoded by the coding sequence ATGAGAATACGAATACGAGGTCCCTCTGGGCAATTTGCTATTACCCTTGCTGAGGACGCAACAGTTGGAGACCTCCGAAACACGATCATTGAGAAGACAGGATTGACTGCCTATGACGCGAAGTACGGCTATCCGCCGAAACCGATATCGTTGGAACATGCAGAAACAGACCAGAAACTTGTCGAGCTTGGGATTCAATTAGACCGGGAGCAGCTCATTATCTCCGCCAAAGATGGACCACCTGGACCATCaggaaagaaggaagacaCTTCCTCTTATGCCGGGCAATCATCTCCGAAACTCTCTTTATCACGCAAACAAAATCCCGTTGCCGAGGATACACCAAAAGTCCCCTCGCCGGAGCATGGTGGTCTATTCGTTCTACGTGTCATGCCCGATGACAACTCGTGTCTGTTTCGCGCAATAAGCACTGCACTCCTGCCAGGCGAGGACACCATGGTTGAACTTCGATCGGCGGTGGCCGAAACGATCCAGAACAACCCCGACGAGTACTCCTCCGCAGTTTTGGAGCAGCCACCGGATGACTATTGTCGTTGGATCAAGAATGAGACATCGTGGGGTGGTGCAATCGAAATAAGCATATTGAGCAAACATTTTGATGTTGAGATCTGCTCTATTGATCTTGGAAATCTCCGTGTAGACCGTTTTAACGAGGGTCAGAGTAGACGATGTTTCTTGGTCTATTCTGGCATTCATTATGACACCATTACTTTGTCGCCTGGAGAGAATGTCCCGCCGGAATTTGACACTACCGTGTTCAATGCATCAGATTCACTGGCGCTCGAGAAAGCGTTGGCCGTTTGCAAGCTTTTACAGGAGAGGAATTATTATACTGATGTGGCTGCATTCCGCCTCCATTGTAACGACTGTGGTGCTATACTCGTCGGACAACAGGGTGCAAAGGGTCATACTACGCAAACCGGGCATAGAGATTTCAGCCAGGTGAGCTAA